The genomic interval TGGAGAGAGTCCTTTCACTCACCCACAGTGTGGAAGGGGCTTCAACAGAAAACAAAGCCTCAAAGAGCCACTTGAATACTCCGCGCAGAGAGAAGCCGTTCACCTGCTCTCAGTGAAGGAAAGAGTTTTACTCAGAAATCAACCCTTAACGGCCACATTAAAATCCACTCCGGAGAAAGCCTTACTCCTGCCAGCAGTGCTGGGAAGAGCTTCTCAGTAAAAGAAAAGTCTTAAAATTCACATGAGAATTCCACACCGAGAGAAGCCCTTCATCTGctcctcagtgtggaaagaggcttcaaaacagaagaaagaacaGTGGTCACCTGAGGAAGTTCACCGGGGAGAGAAGCCTTTCGATTGTGATCAGTGTGGAAAGGAGAGGATATAAGTCATCTCAATAAACACATGAGGCTTCATAAAGGAGGAACTGTTTTATATGTCagcagtgtgggaagagtttctcACACAAAAGCTAACCCTGCAGAATCACATGAGGAACTCACTccggagagaagcccttcaCCTGTCCTCCAGTGTGGCAGAAGAGCTTCACGGTTAAAGAAACATTATGAttcacatgagagttcacactggagagaagccttacaagTGTCCTCAGTGTGACACCAGCTTCACAAATAACACAAACCTGAAAGCGACACTGGAAAACTCATGCACTGAAAATAAACTTCTATGCTCTTCAGTGTGAATTTCATCAGTTTTCACTCTGGAGAAGACAATTTGATTGTATTCTGTCTAATAAACACATCAGAACTCCATATTCTGTAAAATATCAGACCCTGTTTATGAATTCTTTTTATTAgacaaggcaagtttatttatatattttttaagcatatttaaatgatttaaatttgaattaaatgacaaagaagtaaaaaatatttatacataaaatagaGTGCAGTGAGTTGTATTTAACACAGTGCTCATTCAATAAATCTGCAGCTAAAGTCTTTTAGGTCTGGATGGCATGGACTAGTCAGCTTAGTTTAAATAGAATCTGTGTAAACTCTTGAGAAGAAAACCAGACTGGTTGAGGCCAGACCAACACTATGTCCGATTGTGTAGAGGCACTTAATTAAGGACTGATTAATTAGCATATCAGTGTATTTATGTGATGGGTCTTTAATTCAAATTTGCCACATAAATTGCATTTCCGTTTGAGATGAAAGATCAACACTGTAAACAACAGGTCTGAAAAACTTGGTCCACCAATTTTAAACATCTGAGATAAAACCAAATCAAGCGATATATGTAAATAGGTTGTTGGTTCATTTTCCTTTGAACAAAGCCACAGGCTTCTTTAGCTAAGCAGATGAGGAGACAGTATTATAAACCAAACACCAACAACTAAAAGTCTATCTACCCATGAAGTCGGAGAAACTCAGATAGTCTTTGTTTTGGAGGAGGGTACACTACTTCTATTACCCAGCGCAGTTTGAGCGGATCCAGTGTGAAAAGCTGTACTTCAGAGTTGAGTAGAAATCTGAGAACAGGAGTCTGACTAACAGAAATCCTCCTATACGTCGGACGCACGTGGCATCATAGGCTGTAGTTCCTTGGCAGAGTTCAGGTCTCCTTCACAAATAAGAAGTCAAAGTTGCCCGGTCGTTATAAAGTCATtccaaaataaacactaatgtTTCAGTGATCTGGAGTTTACTAAATGTCATCCTAATAGGAGTCACTGGCATGACTGCATGTGCACTCTCTAAAGAACGCTTCTCAGTGCAAAGGTCATAATCCACCTCAAGTCGCTTTGGCAAGGCACACTAGCCTAGCTCTACTAGACTGGCTCTACCACCTCGTTTTCCTCTCCTCCTGCTTCGTTTCCTCCATCTATGAGTCAACATGGCAACATTTAACAACTTTACAGTTATTAGCAGTATTACAAAATCGGATCTTTGAattttgttcagtaaaattacattgaattattaaatgttttagttaaaatactgtatttctCAGCAGGCAAATGAGGGGCACCATTCCATGTGctatattaatattagcatttacatatataaactaAACATGAACATACAAAGTACACCCTCACACATTTCACCAACAGATTTAGTGTATCTCTAAAGGAGAACAATACCATAAAAGAAACTGAGAGAGATATATTAGAGTAGTCAATGTGCAGCTTGTATAGAAGTACAAGTTTGCTGTACTCTAAAAATAACTCAACATATAGACATTATTGTTCAAATAACTGGCAACCTGCAAAATCCCATTACAGTAGTACTTTGTATCCCCCTTACTTGCTTGCATTTCTTCTCTAACTCTTCAGCCAGATAGTTGTGGTTCATTTTCTCAGGTTGGTCCACAGTGATCTTCACAGCTTCTTCTGGTCAGCAACGCTCCATCACCAGATCCACTTTGTTAGGAGCGTCCACCTTCTCCCAGAAcagaaaatggaaatattgtATTGATGCCATTTAAGCCTCTTCAGTTAAGCTGTGATGAGTTCATCCAGAGCGGCCAGAAGCTCCTCTAAAAGAGATGCCACGCCCCTTCACTGGGCCAGGCAAAAGCGCGTTTTATTAATGAGCACAAAATTATTGTATCAGCTAATATCTCAATACTGGCTGATGCTGAAGATTCATGGAATCAATATGTATATTTGGATGTAGAGAGAGTCAGTATTTTGTGAAGCAGTATTTCTTCATTTACATTTCTACATCAAGGCCAGAGTTGTTGGCCTGTGGCCTCAAACGCCATTTGGCCCGGCTGcacctagaaatcctgtccataaaaataatgaacaggaccggtgacaaagggcagccctgtcgagTCAAAATGCATCCCGGAACAAGTCTGAGCTTACCATCGGACAATGcaaaccaagctcctgctccgATCATACAGGCACAGTATCGAATGCCTTCTCTGAATCcacaaacacatgtggactggtggAGAAGCTCCCATGAACCCTCCAGTACCCGCTGGCCTGACGGTATAGAGCTGGCACTCGACTTTCCCGGGAGGCTGAGGGGTGTGATCGCCCTGTAGTTGGAGCAGACCCTCCGGCCTGCCTTCtgaaaaagaggaaccaccagcccagtccagaggcactgtcccatTCACCTCCACGCGATGCTGTCAGGCGTGTCAGTCAAGACAGCCCTATAGCATCCAGAGACCAGGAACCAGGGACGGATCTTATCCACCCCTGGTGctttgccaccgaggagcttttagctacctcagtgacctcagctaggGTGATGGTGAGTCCTATCTGGTCggcctctgcttcctcagtggaaGGTGCATTGGTGGggttgaggagatcctcaaactATTTCTTCCACCGCCTGACAATGTCCCCAGTGAAGCCcactgtatacagtgctggCAGAGGCACTGCTTCCACCTCCTGGGCGTTGGACATTCACCCAGAACCCCAAGAAGGCCAGGTACTCTGCACTGCCATTTGGGGCCGTAGGCTGGGTCTCGTAAGGTAAGACCAGAGCCACCATGCGCTCGCATCACGAACCGCGCAAAACCAGGCCTGCCTCCTCCAGAGCGGGAGGCCCGGCTGTGCCATACGGCGCGCGTCCACAACATTATGTGTGTGACTCCTCATTAATTGAACTATTTCTGGCTTCCTGTTTGGAATATGTTTCTAAGCTCTGCATCAGATTGTTATTAAAAGTGAGAGAAGTTCACACAAAATTAAGATTCCCATGTCGTCCCagactttcctttttttagaatgaaaacactacagaaaacacacaaagtaGAACATTATAGTAAAGTTTAAAACATTGGTATTtgaaaatcattattataattgcaCTAAATATACGTGTTTGACCTGTGACATTCACATTGCATTTTCTCGCTTTAACAAACTTCTGTATGTCTGTCAGAAAAAACTTTTACTCAAGTATGTTTTGGGCAGATACTTGTACCTTTACACCTCTGCTATCAGAACATTCTCGTTCACTGATACTTCCCTGTCAATCTTCAAACAGATGAAAACTTAGACACTACTTGTcttcatctaaaataaaaaaacagctttttctcTTTGCTTATTTCTACTCTTTCTAGATCATGTAGTTATTTGAACACTGCCTGAGGCTGGTATTACATGCACTTCCTCTGTCTATTTGCTTCTTTAAGATGCATCGTTGTATATCTTCCCCAACTGTAAGATGCTTGATTCTAATCAGTCCATTTTAATTACTACTCAAAACAATGGTTCAATAGTTTCGtcaaaaagtatatttattagcACTTCACATATAATcacaaatgcatcaaaaattgcatttgttgtttattcTTTGTTATCTATAAGGCACTGGTGGGTGGAGTTAATGGAAATAGACTGGACATAAATGATTCTATTTAATATTCTGTTCCGTTTGATATCATTGAAACAAGGGTCTACTGTATAAAGTACACATTAAGTGTGTCATTTATAATAACTGAAAGAGTTTAGATACTAAAGTCTCTAAAAAGCCATCTCGGTCAAGAATGAGATAATGACACTGTTCTTCACACACGATATATGTTCATCAAGTAAATGCCAGAAGTACCAGTACTTACACAGAACTTACAAGAATCATCTGGCCATTGTTtcaatgcaaaatattacaatctGACCCAGCTGCTGGATGCTGATTCATCTCCATCATGAATAAGGCCAATAATTGTAGTGTCATCAGGAAATATGTAAAGCTTGACCCTAGGATTGAAGGAAGTACAGCCATTGGTCTAAAATATCAGCGAGGATACACACGGGCCTTGAGGACACCAACCTGAGGGCTCTactaaaaacatgcacaaaaatgaaaacattgctAAATATGTATAACCCCTTTCTACATGAGAGATGTGAAAGTCAGGAAACAACTCTTACTCCTATTTCAAGTTGTTTTGATGGTTACAATAAGAGACAATACAGCGGTGTATGTCAAACTTttcttaaaatgcatgcatctaATAGGGTTAGGAGTTATACGCTTTAAATAGGTCAAAAGCACTGAGTCGGTGTCTGGGCTGCAAACCGTGGGAAAGGTCATCAGAATGTGACGACATCAAACTCACgtgatgcttttattttggagtggGGCGTGACGTCATACAGCTGCGCAACATTCCTGCACTCGAGATCCTGCGGAAGAaaggcttgtttgtttgtttcttaatcagTTAAAGTgcttaaatcaatattttatgtgGACTCGTGCAGCGAGGTTAATCACTGGTGAGTGTAAGGTTACAGCTTTTCTAATAATAGTACAACACACCCGATTAAACACGATAAAAGAGTTGATCTCGGTATCAGTCCCCGACTAGTGATGGACTCACTTCTACTTTTCAACAGAAGAGACCCGGCACACACTGTTATAAACATGgtgtttattaaagaggagacgGAAGAATTTAGGATCGAAGAGTTTTCACAATCAAGCAAGAACACACCGAGAACAAGCAGGTCAGTTTCGGTCTCCATGCTTTGATTCTTGCTAAAATGACTTCTTTAAAGATTAACCTACGAGTTTCCTGAACTTAAAGCCCTTTCGGACATGATTAGTTTTACGAGGGTGGATGGAGTAGTGTAATTCTGCACggatatataataatagtaagtaataataataattaaacgcATCTGTAAAACCACTACTAGAAGCAGAGGATGAGACACGATAAATATCCAACAGCCGAGTTGGACGTGATGACAAACCGAGGTTGCCTGATAGTAAGAGAATTAATCCCCCAAACAGAGCTTTCCGCTTGCGCGATACAGAAATACTCGCTGATTGTGTTTACTTTTTCTTCGTCAACCTGGCAaccgtgtgtgcgtgcgcgctaCTTCGCAGAACTTTGTGGAAACACGTGTTGAACTTTTGAGAGGAAACAGTACAAAACTGTACTGGAACATCTCCATTTCCACCATTAGGACAATAATTGGGGTTAGAAATCTGCCTACAGTATGTTGGCTGTTACTGTGTTTTGCAAAATGAGGAGAGTTTGACCAGAAACTTCTGCAAGAGTCACCGCTGGataattacagaaaatagtTGAGGTCTTCCAACAGAGACAATGATCCACAAGGACCATCGAAATCACAGAAATGAGTCACTGAGAACAAAACTAAGGTGCATCCCTaagaatccatcctgctataGGAAGACTAGCAGAGGACCTAACacctgagccctgaggcacaccTTACTTGTGTTTGAAGAGATCTTTGATAATTGAATAGAACCTAAACCAAGTTCGTTCTAAGTGGCAAACATAATTTGTCAAAGACAATGTAGCCTATGTTGTCAAAAGTCTATTACCACAAGAAAGAAGATCTAAAGTGAGTTAGTTAAGTAACGTTTCAAAGGGTGAGAGGGcgctatatttttttaagtttagacGGGTATGGTGCGTTTAGGAATGGGTCTATATCAAGGTTCCTCAAACCCAGCCCTGAAGAGTTCAGCTCAGACCCTGATCAAAAAAAACTTACCTGCTATTTCCTAGCAACTCTGAGGACAGGTTTGAGGAGAAACCTGGTCTATACTAAACCCGTTCTCCTGGGTCAAGTGATAAGGGATGTAACTCTTAGCTTTCATGGACTACACTGTGACTTAATGTGTTCACAAAGGGAACTTCAGGGAACTTATGGTGAAAAGACTGAGTTACAGATCATGAGATGATGAATCTTTGAGTTGCTCGGTGTGTATAAGACCTTGTTGATTTGGGCGTTTGTTGCCTCGGATCATAAACGagttaattttttgtttgtcttttatttatttagacctAATGGTGCTGAAAGTCGAGAGTCAACAAACGAATGAAATCGAAGACAACAACGTGATCCCAAGACTACAGACAAGCCTTTCGCATGCCAGCAGTGTGGGAAGTGCTTCAGTCGAAAACACAACCTTGGGGTCCACGCCAGAATTCACAAGGAAAAACGCCCTACGCATGTCTACAGTGTGGGTTGAGCTTCGCTCTGAAGAGAAAGCTGAAGCAGCACATGAGCATTCACGTTAAGTCTGCCAGCGGTGTGGGAAGAGCTTCCTGACCAGAGGCGGCTTAAAAACCACATGATAGTCCACGCGCGAAGGAGCACTTCTTCTGCCAGCAGTGCGGGAAGGCGTATCGACGACCAAGCATTACTTTCAAGCAATCACGTGAAAACGCACACCGGAGAAAGCCCGTTCCGCTGCCAGCAGTGTGGAAATATTTCAGCTCAGAAAGAAAGCCTGAAGCTCCACGTGAGATCTCACGGGGAGAGAGGCCTTACACCTGCACGCGCTGCGAAAGAGTTTCGCCCAGAAATCCGTCCTGGACTTCCACGTGAACATTCACACGGGAGAGCGATCGTTCCCCTGCCAGCAGTGCGGGAAGAGATTCACCCGGAAGCAGAGTCTGGGAGTCCACAGGAGactccacaccggagagaagccttacacgTGCCCTCAGTGTGGGAAGAGCTTCACCTATAAAGTCACGCTGGACAGCCACTTGAGAGCGATCACACGGGACAGAAGCCCTTGGCGTCGcgatcagtgcgggaagagcttcaccaCGTCTCTGAACTTCCAGTGCCACAAGAACAGTCACGCCGGGGTCAAGCCGTTCGCCTGTCACGAGTGCGGCAAGAGCTTCAGCCATAAAAACACCCTCTACGTTCACAAGAGGATTCACACGGGAGCGAGGCCGTACACCTgccagtgcgggaagagcttcacgcAGAAGGGAAACCTGGAGAAACACACCCGGACTCACACGGGAGAGAAGTCCACGCCACGGAAGTCAGCTCCGCTGGCACCCTGCGGCCGAAAGCGATCCGCGCCTCCTGAGGACTCCTGAATCCACGGGCTCTCCACGCTTCAGATGTCGAGGTCGATTAGACCGTAGTTGACTTTGATTTAAATCCTTTTATCTCCATCTTGAGACATTTCACGGTCAATCGGTGCAGGGCTCTTTTAGCTGAAGCGGCTCAGACTTAACTTTTTAGCTTGTATTGAATTCCCACGGTTGACCGTTCTTTGTgattaaattactgtaaaactcGCCAAACCCcatttttgtctgtctgtccttaTACCCCTCATTGATTTAAAGCGTGTAATTATCATTGTATCCACTGAAAACCGGGACATAGCCCTCCTTTCAAACTCTAACTACTACGCCTCCTTGTGGTATATTCAGGGTAATGCGGTAGAATATATGTATAACGGCAGAAACCAGCTGATCAAATGTATCTGATATTAGCTCAGAAATCAGGCTCACATGAAATCAACTGATCGATCATCGATGTTAGCATTACATCCCACGCTGTCGTGTGAATAATCTGTCCTGCTATATTTCTGGGTCTGTATGGGATGTTGATGTATCAGTGTGTCCTATCGGGTgacacaaaacatttgaaaagattttgatttatatttctGCTGTCAAACTACACAAAACAGTCCAGGCTTTATTAGTCAACtgataataaatagatatagatatagatataaaattACGCAGGCACACACTAACAAACTGTCTAccttttactttacatttttccaggattattatttttattatttgtaatgcaatttaatctttttttttttgtgttgataCAATGGCGTGTTTCTCAAACACAATTTCGGGTGACTGTTCAAAGGGTTAAAGGAGCGTTAAAGGCCTCATCTGTGAAATCAGGAGCTTGTGATTGAATTACATTAATGGTTGAGTTGAACTGAATTTATCTTGATTGATAATCTGATTGTAGTTTTACACGAGACGCTAAATAAACCGATCGgcttgatgtgtgtgtttgaaatgcGATACGCTGCACAGATAgagtttgttttacagtttattgATTTCTGGGAAAATATAGCCTACATAAAGAAGtgctgtgtgtttaaaaaaactaatttcttcttttttttctattttatatatatagagatatagatataaTTCTAATTTCAAAGCGGTTCAGTTTATTGATATTTAGtgataatttttgtttttagggtcCTAATCTTCTAAATTAAGTAGTTTTACATCTTACATAATTTCTTTTGGAGTGttggttattttttaaaaataagtgaatTTAATAGATCGTTTTGTCTTGTATAGTTGCAGTATTAAATACTAGTACTGTGTTTTGTACAGCGTTGTCCCAGATACATTTGTTACGTTTTAAGAAAATTAGTGataattgatttcatttaaaggcaGGTCACAAATTTTTCAGTAAAccactgtttattttctgtttttaaaaagcatttttatgttttctctcCTGCTGTACCACAAATGTTTGAAACCGAGACTTTAAAACAGATACCATTATACCCACAGTGTTTAATTAATGCTATATATTACTGACACGTCTAAAAATAGAATGCTCTTAAAGTTCGTGTTAGGTACAAAGAGAGGAGCAGACCATGAGACAGACTGGAAGGAGAagaggacttttattttggcgtgGCGGCGTGACGTCACAAGGCGGCGCCGCGCTCTGTTGTGGTTCTGAAGAAGAAACGTATCGAAACATTTCAGCGAACATctcagaaacaaacacaagcagaaCACGAGTAAGATTAATGACACCTTCAGTGTGATGTTAAGTGTTACTGTGTTGTTCATCATCATCTTAAACGTTATCACGTGACACGCGCTGTGTTTCTTCTTTATAGATAAAAATGGAGAGTGGAGGTTCATTCAGAGTCAAACATGAAGAgactgaggaacaaacaggtgCCTCCTGAAAATAATCAACTACAGAAGAGTCCTTTATTAGAAATAACCTGATTTCTGTTGATATATGTCATGTTCACACGcgtttaaaaagtgttttagagGCGCGTCTtgaattatttgatcaaaacacagaaaagatgAATCTTGTATATacttatatcttatatatacaTCCCCAAAAGGGATGTCTGGTAGAGACCAACTGAACTGACTTGAAACTCAGGTCAccttttctttctgttgttcGTCTCAGACCTGATTCTGCGTGAGCCGGAGGAGAAAACTCACCAGAAGCCTCCCGTCGGCTCTGAAGAGCCCAGAAAGAGGGTTTCTCCTCAGAAGAGAGCCCAGAAGGAGGGCGCTTTCTCCTGCCCTCAGTGCGGCAAGATCTTCAAGCAGAAGGAAAACCTGAAGGTGCACCTGAGGTCCACAGCGGAGAGAAGCCCTTCTCCTGCCCTCGCTGCGGCAGGAGCTTCAGCCAGAAGGTGAGCCTGACGCTCCACAGCAAGGTCCACACCGGAGAGACGCCGTTCTCCTGCTCGCTGTGCGGCGCTCGCTTCACCGAGAGGAGGAGCCTGGAGATCCACGGCAGGATCCACAGCGGAGAGAAGCCCTTCTCCTGCTCGCTGTGCGAGCCCTTCATCCGGAGAGGGACCTGAAGAGCCACGTGAGGGTCCACACGGAGAGAAGCCCTCTCTGCCTCTCGCTGCGACAAGAGCTTCAGCCAGAAGGGGAACCTGTCCACTCACCTGAGGATCCACAGCGGGGAGAAGCCCTTCGTCTGTCTGCAGTGCGCCAGCAGCTTCAGGAGCAAAGCCAACTTCAACTGCCACATGAGGAAGCActcctgaagagagagagagagagagagggattgGGTTCAGGACAGCGGTGGTCTTCATGTAGAGTGACAGAAGCACATGACTTGTGAGAGCTctgttaggtgtgtgtgtgtgtgtgtgtgtgtgaggacacGGGTCAATGAGCTGAACACGATTTCGTGTGCAGACACGGGACGTTTAAATGTTCacataaagctgaattttgtgTGGACAGGACTCTTATTTTGGCGTGGCGGTGTGACGTCATAAGGCCGCGCCGCGCTGCTGCGTCTGTTTCAGCTGCAGAAAGGTTTGCGTTTTCAATcttttaaagcgtttaaatACAGCACCCACCGTTCAGACGGACAGAGAAAGCTTTGATATAGTTTTAATGTAGTGTTATATCAGCGGTGGCACGCGTTAATCAACAGTAGTGAACATCGCAGGtgtttttatagtaaaacatGTTCAGACGTGATTATCAGAAGAGGTGCCTCCCCTTTAGCTCCCTATCTAGTGTAGAAGTACATCATAAACTCACTGCTAGATCTCTGGCGTTTTAAAGCCAGCCACGATTCAGTAAAATCAAACGCTTTGACAAACGACTCTTAAGAACCGGTTCTTTATGAGTCAAACGGTTCTGAATCGAGGGAATTAAATGAATCTTTATctgattattttgtttagtgATGTCTGACTCCGATATTTAACTTTGTCCTGAAACTTTGAGGTTTGTGCAAGttgttttgataaaataaagaataaagtttATGTTTGCAATCAAGAAGAAACTGGACTGAAAAGTTTGAATGAAAGAAATTATTCTGGCTTGTCTTGAAGCCACcttggttaaaaataaatattttggtcaGAAAAGATCAGAGTGTTTGCCACTGGACATTTCCAACCCAGAAATATAGCAGGACAGATTATTCACACGACAGCGTGGGCTGTAACAACCCTCTTAATAAGATTCAGATTCCAGACACAAATAGCAGAACCTCAGGCAGATACTGGGAACTTGGAGATATTTTGCGTTAGAGACCATCCACCAGCGTAATAGAGATGTGGAGCTGAGTCCTTGTGACAGGAGAAGTCATGAAGGAGGTGTACGAGGAGAAGAGGAGCCCTGAGGAACACCGCTCACCAGCTGATGTGTTTTGGGTACTTCTTCTCCTCAGACCTTCTGGTGAGAGAGGACCGAAGAGGAGATGTGTTGAGAGCGTGTCCGATCCAGCAGAAGAAGACCCGAGGATCTGGAGTCAGCTTCAGTGACCGAGAGTAGAGCAGTCTCTGAGTGACCGCTGCTGAAACCTGACTGGTTAGTGTCCAGTGGGGTACTCTGTGAGGAGCAACACCTGAGGATGCCTGAGTCGAAACAACTCTTTCATGTGTTCATGACCGTAatctattaaacatttacattaaacgTAGTTCTAGTTTTGAGTGTCTGTTATAAAATTGATCTTCATAAACTTAATGTCCTCTGACTGACTCCTTACTAGTGTGCTGAGCGAGGGAACACTGTTAATGATTCTCGTCTCAGTCACAGATAAACTCCTGCTGAAGAGGCTGAGGCCACTGTCAGAAAGA from Puntigrus tetrazona isolate hp1 chromosome 4, ASM1883169v1, whole genome shotgun sequence carries:
- the LOC122342343 gene encoding gastrula zinc finger protein XlCGF57.1-like, whose amino-acid sequence is MIVHARRSTSSASSAGRRIDDQALLSSNHVKTHTGESPFRCQQCGNISAQKESLKLHSFAQKSVLDFHVNIHTGERSFPCQQCGKRFTRKQSLGVHRRLHTGEKPYTCPQCGKSFTYKVTLDSHLRAITRDRSPWRRDQCGKSFTTSLNFQCHKNSHAGVKPFACHECGKSFSHKNTLYVHKRIHTGARPYTCQCGKSFTQKGNLEKHTRTHTGEKSTPRKSAPLAPCGRKRSAPPEDS